In Oceaniferula flava, one genomic interval encodes:
- a CDS encoding serine/threonine-protein kinase translates to MTSKPTANTSPSAEEIESYLPAYDRVELIATGGMGAVYRARQISLDRTVAIKVLTHACSSSLQFRQIFKCEAQVMAKLNHPNLVSIYDYGEAHGLLYIVMQFVQGRSLHDAAHGKSVEAHEAAALISTVSKALADAHNSGILHRDIKPANILVDSKINPVVVDFGLAHQSDESTKKGETVFGTPGYTAPEVITPPFSADQRADIFSLGVLLHELLTGQLPQSPYLPPSSLVTVDPRYDSIVMRAIHPSPSMRYHKAEDLAADLDKVLAGQMLSPTPLLHTPVNHPQMVRRVPSSPIVAVAPTPPPKVKPINGEEPPANESPKLDHSRETSWSTKLALAACLAIAFLVTGLVISHTQVDSGPATSRMTQPSSQPKQSVLENDENRTEPTIGPGITANSL, encoded by the coding sequence ATGACATCGAAGCCCACCGCGAACACCTCGCCTAGCGCAGAGGAGATCGAATCATACCTACCGGCCTATGACCGTGTGGAGCTGATTGCGACCGGTGGCATGGGCGCCGTCTACCGCGCACGGCAGATTTCATTGGACCGCACGGTGGCCATCAAGGTGCTTACACACGCCTGTTCGTCCTCGCTCCAGTTCCGCCAAATTTTCAAGTGCGAGGCCCAAGTGATGGCCAAGCTCAACCATCCAAACTTGGTTTCAATCTACGATTACGGCGAAGCGCACGGCTTGCTGTATATCGTGATGCAGTTCGTCCAAGGCCGTTCACTTCACGATGCCGCCCACGGTAAGTCTGTCGAAGCCCACGAGGCCGCAGCTCTGATTTCTACCGTGAGTAAAGCGCTAGCCGATGCCCATAACTCGGGAATCCTACACCGCGATATTAAACCGGCCAACATCCTCGTCGATTCCAAGATCAACCCAGTGGTGGTCGATTTCGGCCTCGCCCACCAGTCGGATGAATCTACCAAGAAAGGCGAAACCGTCTTTGGCACTCCGGGTTACACCGCGCCCGAGGTCATTACGCCTCCATTCAGTGCCGACCAGCGAGCTGATATTTTCTCCCTCGGAGTGCTACTCCATGAGCTACTCACCGGGCAGCTTCCGCAGTCGCCCTACCTGCCGCCATCCAGCCTAGTCACCGTGGATCCCCGCTACGACAGCATCGTCATGCGTGCCATCCACCCAAGCCCATCGATGCGCTACCACAAAGCCGAGGACCTCGCTGCAGATCTTGATAAAGTGCTCGCCGGACAGATGCTAAGCCCCACACCGCTACTACACACTCCGGTGAACCATCCGCAAATGGTGCGTCGCGTTCCCTCAAGTCCGATCGTGGCTGTGGCTCCTACACCCCCACCCAAGGTAAAGCCCATCAACGGGGAAGAACCTCCAGCTAACGAATCACCGAAATTGGATCATTCACGCGAAACATCTTGGTCCACCAAGTTGGCTCTCGCCGCCTGCTTGGCCATCGCATTTTTGGTCACCGGTCTGGTGATCAGCCACACCCAAGTCGATTCCGGGCCCGCCACCAGCAGGATGACTCAACCAAGTTCTCAGCCCAAGCAATCCGTGCTGGAGAACGATGAAAACAGGACTGAACCCACGATCGGACCAGGGATTACCGCCAACAGCCTGTAA
- a CDS encoding protein kinase domain-containing protein, with protein MTPTPTPDDFTPPEIEEIAGLLPAYEILSFIAKGGMGAVYLARQKSLDREVAIKILPRQYGADASFRASFQAEAKSMAKFNHPNLIGIYDFGQVDGLLYIIMEMVHGESLYHYSYGKTIDPEEASRIIIGICKGLSSAHSHGILHRDIKPANILLGPKASPKIGDFGLARPVGDHESDSAFGTPGYTAPEVMNDPSAVDQSTDIYSVGVMLYELLTGALPDNVYTPASTIAKCDARFDQIIRKATHPTPTMRYRSADDMADELEKVCQQNSSNRLLTRPATHSNNRNALAVPAAAGSRPGLQASAAGSRARSTPASVPPPKVGSNVPFIRNVIIIIGLLAAIYIAWESLKAVRAERAAENDLVKQQDEEKQKKREEKAKAALANAPKRVQPTPPVKKLTPPPVKEETPWQTLMRLRPKLAQGMRSEMPKGTFTRDGRARMYIRNNLTWHQAQNFCARHGGYIAVLPTEADLQWLCGKLESDQKIWLGAGSAGDGQWRWVDGTPWNQEIRSTSKAAYVAVDDTSILEPVPATAKRTFFIEWNMDGTNPGTVENQLKRCAESIANGDPQYPAGTTSYDNRHYLLLQKRATWQEAQALAEIGGATLAVPSNPDENVWLVEFVAAALGKGEVCWIGGHRPPNGSWQWANGEAWEFANWNQGAPNAKPTIAAGCAITANQNWNDFPASGKSSHLIIEWSQDGEGNEEVADIGDGNDQLTPLRQKCAALIKDIQQRYDKEYSNNIKGYEQELRAYERSLSKSVAEAVRPGLAIMTSRYPGNRIPDDIPRANMPAKVTEILDSRINRQTLTTAKYAAEIQSLSEKYRANLEKIAQELSSKGLKSHLTRVRKEITKSHSQPLAFEKYILNSQ; from the coding sequence ATGACCCCAACACCTACACCCGACGATTTCACGCCCCCTGAGATCGAAGAAATCGCTGGTTTACTCCCGGCCTATGAAATTCTCTCCTTTATTGCCAAAGGGGGCATGGGAGCCGTCTATCTCGCTCGCCAAAAATCGTTAGACCGTGAAGTAGCGATCAAGATTCTGCCCCGCCAATACGGAGCCGATGCAAGCTTCCGCGCTTCATTTCAAGCGGAGGCGAAAAGTATGGCCAAGTTCAACCACCCGAACTTGATCGGGATCTACGATTTTGGTCAGGTTGATGGCCTACTCTACATCATCATGGAGATGGTGCATGGAGAGTCTCTCTATCACTACTCCTACGGGAAAACCATCGATCCAGAGGAAGCCAGCCGGATTATTATCGGCATCTGTAAGGGGCTCAGCAGCGCGCATAGTCATGGGATTTTGCACCGCGATATCAAACCGGCAAATATCCTGCTCGGACCCAAAGCATCTCCAAAAATTGGTGACTTTGGTTTGGCGCGTCCCGTCGGCGATCACGAGAGCGACAGCGCTTTTGGCACCCCCGGCTACACGGCGCCGGAAGTGATGAACGACCCCAGCGCGGTCGACCAGAGCACCGATATCTACTCTGTGGGCGTGATGCTCTACGAGCTACTCACCGGAGCTCTGCCGGATAACGTTTACACACCCGCTTCGACCATTGCCAAGTGCGATGCGAGGTTTGATCAAATCATCCGCAAAGCCACGCACCCGACGCCCACCATGCGCTACCGCAGCGCCGATGACATGGCTGACGAGCTGGAAAAGGTCTGTCAGCAGAACTCGTCGAATCGCCTACTGACTCGCCCCGCCACTCATTCAAACAACAGAAACGCTCTTGCCGTCCCTGCCGCCGCGGGCAGCCGTCCGGGTTTACAAGCCTCTGCTGCGGGCTCTCGGGCTAGATCCACCCCTGCATCGGTGCCACCTCCCAAGGTCGGTTCCAATGTGCCTTTCATCCGCAATGTGATCATCATCATCGGCTTGCTCGCCGCGATTTACATTGCTTGGGAAAGCCTGAAAGCAGTCAGAGCGGAACGCGCTGCAGAAAACGACTTGGTGAAGCAGCAGGATGAGGAAAAGCAGAAAAAACGAGAGGAAAAAGCCAAGGCGGCTCTAGCAAATGCCCCCAAACGCGTCCAACCGACTCCCCCTGTTAAAAAACTCACACCGCCCCCTGTCAAAGAGGAAACACCATGGCAGACATTGATGCGACTCCGTCCCAAGTTGGCCCAAGGAATGCGCAGTGAGATGCCTAAGGGCACTTTCACCCGCGATGGCCGCGCGCGGATGTATATTCGGAACAATCTAACTTGGCACCAGGCCCAGAACTTCTGCGCCCGCCACGGTGGCTACATCGCCGTTCTTCCTACTGAGGCCGATCTGCAATGGCTTTGTGGTAAATTGGAATCCGATCAGAAAATCTGGCTCGGCGCAGGCAGCGCAGGTGACGGTCAGTGGCGCTGGGTCGATGGCACTCCATGGAATCAGGAAATCCGCAGCACGTCCAAAGCCGCTTACGTAGCTGTCGACGATACCTCCATCCTCGAGCCTGTGCCTGCAACCGCCAAACGCACCTTTTTCATCGAGTGGAACATGGATGGAACGAATCCAGGCACCGTTGAGAACCAACTGAAGCGCTGCGCAGAGTCCATCGCCAACGGAGATCCTCAATACCCGGCTGGAACCACCTCATATGATAATCGGCACTACCTCCTACTGCAGAAGCGAGCCACCTGGCAAGAGGCCCAAGCCCTGGCTGAAATCGGAGGTGCCACTCTCGCCGTCCCATCCAATCCGGACGAAAATGTCTGGCTCGTCGAGTTCGTAGCAGCCGCCTTGGGTAAAGGAGAGGTCTGCTGGATTGGCGGTCACCGCCCACCGAACGGCTCCTGGCAGTGGGCCAACGGCGAGGCTTGGGAATTCGCCAACTGGAATCAAGGTGCCCCGAATGCCAAACCGACCATCGCAGCCGGTTGCGCCATTACAGCCAATCAAAATTGGAACGACTTCCCTGCCTCAGGTAAATCCTCGCATTTGATTATCGAGTGGAGCCAAGACGGAGAAGGTAACGAGGAAGTCGCCGACATCGGCGATGGCAACGATCAACTTACTCCCCTACGTCAAAAATGCGCCGCCTTGATCAAGGACATTCAGCAACGCTACGACAAAGAGTATTCCAATAACATCAAAGGCTACGAGCAGGAATTGAGAGCTTACGAACGAAGCCTCTCCAAGTCAGTCGCCGAAGCGGTCCGCCCAGGCTTGGCCATCATGACCAGCCGCTATCCAGGCAATCGCATCCCCGATGACATCCCTCGGGCCAATATGCCGGCCAAAGTCACCGAGATCCTCGACTCCCGCATTAACCGACAGACTCTGACCACCGCAAAATACGCTGCGGAAATCCAGAGCCTCAGTGAGAAATACCGCGCCAACTTGGAAAAAATCGCCCAAGAGCTCTCTAGCAAAGGACTGAAATCCCACCTGACACGCGTGCGTAAAGAGATCACCAAATCGCACAGTCAGCCATTGGCCTTCGAAAAGTATATACTGAATAGCCAGTAA
- a CDS encoding M23 family metallopeptidase, with amino-acid sequence MKQRIILGAVAILFILVACLVVRGFLKSRSGYEVLVKSMDSWQQADAPLGYPLNFASLSENPSEDAQIPNFDSRLIQLSAFERARVPVTTRMHSAMGSEFGALTYNAQPYWADNPKRGGHHTGDDFNGIGGMNTDLGDPVYAVANGLSVYRGEPSKGWGNTLMLAHRDVEGAIFMSMYAHLDQIYTPYGSMVSLGETIGTVGTANLNYPAHLHLEMHRSSGVHIGAGYTKVLGDRVDPSHAITQQSTGAPHQLYNSPLAIMMQENLEYTQQNLSIQNQSTQDN; translated from the coding sequence ATGAAACAACGCATTATTCTTGGAGCGGTTGCCATCCTGTTCATCCTCGTCGCCTGTCTGGTTGTGCGCGGATTTCTTAAATCCCGCTCTGGCTACGAGGTCCTGGTTAAATCCATGGACTCCTGGCAGCAGGCCGATGCTCCGCTAGGCTACCCCCTTAATTTCGCATCGCTCTCCGAAAACCCCAGCGAGGATGCGCAGATCCCAAACTTTGATTCCCGCCTGATCCAACTCTCGGCCTTCGAGCGTGCCCGGGTCCCCGTTACTACGCGCATGCACTCCGCCATGGGCAGCGAGTTCGGCGCTCTAACCTACAATGCACAACCCTATTGGGCCGATAATCCAAAACGTGGCGGTCATCACACGGGGGATGATTTCAATGGCATCGGCGGCATGAATACGGATTTGGGCGATCCTGTCTACGCGGTAGCCAACGGACTGTCCGTCTATCGAGGCGAACCCTCCAAAGGATGGGGCAACACGTTGATGCTGGCCCACCGCGATGTGGAAGGTGCCATCTTCATGTCAATGTATGCCCATCTGGATCAAATTTATACCCCTTACGGCAGTATGGTTTCACTCGGGGAAACGATCGGCACCGTCGGCACAGCCAATCTTAATTACCCAGCCCATCTACATCTCGAGATGCATCGAAGCTCCGGAGTCCACATAGGGGCTGGCTATACGAAGGTTCTAGGAGATCGGGTCGACCCCAGCCATGCCATTACGCAACAATCCACTGGCGCCCCTCATCAGCTTTACAACAGTCCACTGGCGATCATGATGCAGGAAAATCTCGAGTATACTCAGCAGAACCTCTCGATTCAAAACCAGAGCACTCAAGATAATTAA
- a CDS encoding OmpA family protein: protein MEHTRSKTPYIFFISVIVLTLIAMVLLVRQCSSQPADDGTGQDGAADTEQSAADADSISLTVDGKHVDETSTARTGTPEELVGHIRDLIVEANDSGDAQDLIKFLGEGALTDQQSKDLHQLAASTRLKLDSSEPFSLLKNADDRWAMNLADRQRILLDLAKTQEGQWKVNTVTLPGERRAANAYGIDPATPEDERQAAITVHKFMEAILKLDPTSARSFVDESQVNYAKLAGLCIVFEEGAYQLAEDRAVRKMFLRDKSAGWLARVTTKDATQMAMFAISTKRKDANSPWKITEINLDKLLADYAGRFSGGDIYYTPLIKNPKGGDSLAIYFDLDSEELTARTKRQLKIVANLLKNDAGKKLTISGHTDALGSDAHNLKLSEQRARKVMAYLTEQGVNAPQMMVTGYGKSQPRRPNTTQDGKDAPDGRRANRRAEILLNF from the coding sequence ATGGAGCACACCAGATCCAAGACCCCCTATATTTTTTTCATCTCAGTCATCGTGCTGACACTCATCGCTATGGTGTTGCTGGTGCGCCAATGTTCTTCGCAACCAGCAGATGATGGCACAGGCCAAGACGGAGCCGCCGATACTGAGCAAAGTGCGGCAGACGCCGACAGCATTTCACTGACCGTCGACGGCAAGCATGTCGACGAAACCAGCACCGCCCGCACCGGCACCCCGGAGGAATTGGTGGGACATATCCGTGACCTAATCGTTGAGGCAAACGACAGTGGCGATGCCCAAGACTTGATCAAATTTCTCGGCGAAGGAGCTCTGACCGATCAACAATCCAAAGACCTGCACCAACTCGCCGCCAGTACTCGATTGAAGCTCGATAGCTCCGAGCCCTTTTCGCTGTTAAAAAATGCCGATGACCGCTGGGCCATGAATCTCGCCGACCGACAGCGCATCCTTCTCGATCTAGCCAAAACCCAAGAGGGTCAGTGGAAAGTCAACACAGTCACTCTCCCCGGCGAGCGTCGTGCGGCGAACGCCTACGGCATCGATCCCGCGACACCGGAAGACGAACGCCAAGCAGCTATCACCGTGCACAAGTTCATGGAAGCTATCTTGAAGCTCGATCCCACCAGCGCCCGATCATTTGTCGATGAGTCACAGGTCAACTACGCCAAGCTCGCCGGTCTCTGCATTGTCTTCGAAGAAGGAGCCTACCAGCTCGCTGAGGATCGCGCCGTCCGCAAGATGTTCCTGCGAGACAAGTCGGCTGGCTGGCTCGCTCGGGTCACGACCAAAGACGCCACCCAGATGGCCATGTTCGCGATCAGCACCAAGCGCAAGGATGCCAACTCTCCATGGAAAATCACCGAGATCAACCTCGATAAACTCTTGGCAGATTACGCCGGCAGATTCAGCGGCGGCGATATTTACTACACCCCACTGATCAAGAACCCGAAGGGTGGTGACAGCCTGGCGATCTACTTTGACCTGGATTCCGAAGAACTCACCGCGAGGACCAAACGTCAGCTCAAGATCGTTGCCAATTTACTGAAAAATGATGCGGGTAAAAAACTCACCATTTCCGGTCATACCGATGCTCTGGGCTCAGATGCTCACAACCTGAAACTATCCGAGCAGCGAGCTCGTAAGGTGATGGCATACCTCACCGAACAGGGGGTCAACGCCCCACAAATGATGGTCACCGGATATGGCAAATCACAACCGCGCCGCCCTAACACCACTCAAGACGGCAAGGACGCTCCAGACGGTAGGCGCGCCAACCGCAGGGCTGAAATCCTACTCAACTTCTAA
- a CDS encoding BlaI/MecI/CopY family transcriptional regulator, whose protein sequence is MNRLEKGHMSRRERQIMDILYRLGQASAKEVLEAMPDPPSYSAVRALMATLEGKGMVTHSKESRRYIYKPAIAEKRARRSAMMNLLSTFFDGRPEKLVAALLDPKDMQLDEKEIEKIRNALEDQSPSDA, encoded by the coding sequence ATGAATCGATTGGAAAAAGGCCACATGTCCAGACGCGAGCGTCAGATCATGGACATTTTGTATCGGCTGGGGCAGGCCTCGGCCAAGGAAGTGCTGGAGGCCATGCCTGACCCTCCGTCGTATTCCGCTGTCCGCGCCTTGATGGCCACCTTGGAAGGTAAGGGGATGGTGACTCACAGCAAGGAGTCCCGGCGCTATATCTACAAGCCGGCCATCGCCGAAAAGCGTGCCCGGAGATCGGCGATGATGAATTTACTAAGCACCTTCTTCGATGGTCGACCCGAAAAGCTGGTTGCCGCTCTGCTCGACCCCAAGGACATGCAGTTGGACGAGAAGGAGATCGAGAAAATCCGCAATGCTCTGGAAGATCAGAGTCCTTCGGATGCGTAA
- a CDS encoding M56 family metallopeptidase — translation MSLLITSLLMSLIAALWVWVTGRKDPCGRPWLTALCLGLLLVLPLLALLPKVQVVMPRAEDAVASLSSWGMTGLLPIAWAAMALLMLLRIVRHHIALHRWLEQSDDVDPQDWKPVLVECAELLGLTKLPEMKIKSGLSSPVVARLFRPVILLPICAHDWSDETRKMAILHELGHLRRRDLWFRLAAEIACALHWYNPLVWWLRGKFLTQCEYACDALVVSAGADRKSYISALCDVVETAMAEARPPGAMAMADHAPLKLRVNRLLGGGRSGSSLLAITAAILTTSTALGLSLLRPADVLEPLQEIGGYTPEEIDLRHSANPFPGE, via the coding sequence ATGTCCCTTTTGATCACTAGCCTACTGATGTCTCTCATCGCCGCTTTGTGGGTGTGGGTGACGGGGCGGAAGGACCCTTGCGGGCGGCCTTGGCTGACGGCGTTGTGTTTGGGTTTGCTGTTGGTTTTACCTCTCTTGGCTCTGCTGCCGAAAGTGCAGGTCGTGATGCCTCGGGCGGAAGATGCTGTCGCCAGTCTGTCTTCGTGGGGGATGACGGGTCTGTTACCCATCGCCTGGGCTGCCATGGCTCTGCTGATGCTGCTGCGTATAGTCAGGCATCACATCGCTCTGCACCGATGGCTGGAGCAGTCTGATGACGTGGATCCTCAAGATTGGAAACCTGTGTTAGTCGAGTGCGCTGAACTTCTGGGACTAACCAAGCTCCCCGAGATGAAGATCAAGTCAGGTCTGAGCTCGCCAGTGGTGGCTCGGTTATTTCGCCCGGTGATTTTACTCCCCATCTGTGCTCATGATTGGAGTGACGAAACGCGGAAAATGGCAATTTTACACGAGCTGGGGCATCTTCGTCGCAGGGACCTGTGGTTCCGTCTGGCTGCTGAAATCGCCTGTGCCCTGCACTGGTATAATCCCTTGGTATGGTGGCTGCGTGGCAAGTTTCTCACCCAGTGCGAATATGCCTGTGATGCCTTGGTGGTATCGGCCGGGGCCGATCGGAAAAGCTACATCAGCGCGCTCTGCGACGTGGTGGAAACGGCGATGGCCGAAGCTCGACCTCCAGGTGCCATGGCGATGGCCGATCACGCGCCATTGAAACTGAGAGTCAACCGACTGCTTGGTGGTGGCCGCAGCGGCAGCTCTCTGTTAGCCATCACTGCCGCCATTTTGACCACGTCCACCGCACTCGGGCTCAGTTTGCTTCGGCCGGCGGATGTGCTTGAACCCCTGCAGGAGATCGGGGGCTACACGCCGGAGGAAATCGACCTTCGTCACAGTGCCAATCCGTTCCCAGGCGAATGA
- a CDS encoding DUF4129 domain-containing transglutaminase family protein, producing the protein MNQHAPPRLLTGVALLFWGGLTGSPILGLLAAALLEARSWASLRWEFSRVSYVRAWHFSVICALLLAVVSWLNGMKVGRIHTLFVWAPLTLLPIELAQRYGKAALIPLNTFSFFARRKMESDLKNGHHTNPRMINTGYIYLAIVLLATAVASRNEIQHFVGLAIIFGACLLFNARQNGFRPLAWLVAFATIITFSYAGHWGLFKLYQHYGQGGDSTVDSRHTSANEARTSIGKLGRLKLSPNIFWRMSVADDNTPQLLRTATYNNYSRAVWRNIPSPTEEDSLIKDDGFMDETRIELGTGRDIRVFKQTSSDTPNITGNPTVRLVGEVDSAVIANPIPMPHFTQAVGDLGKESEVSLECNELGTVRIINPDYNVVSYSIWLGDESTTETAPNQRHDYDLPPEERAAVRRVCDELGLEKGMSAEKIVLRLRSHFSNKFKYTTHLTTPGLRKNTRGTAIGRFLESSRRGHCEYFATATALILRECGVPARYCVGFAVTEFDSERDEWVLRGKHAHAWVRVWNRDHWEDVDLTPPSWESLEEANASAWQLKLVDWWQRLREDFLIWRTQDENKTKTAVVAGALLALLLAWIAWRLWKSRQRGEKKGPKARYQRPKGTPQTALNKLERRIARKIGPRPEGQPLCDWVRLLETKDPSLQSIIAPLTQLHSEVRFDPEHSSEEHAAKITELSAALKKRLKTMPA; encoded by the coding sequence ATGAATCAACACGCACCACCTCGCTTACTCACCGGCGTCGCCCTGCTTTTCTGGGGAGGCCTGACCGGCAGCCCGATCCTCGGTTTGCTCGCGGCGGCGCTCCTGGAAGCCAGATCTTGGGCGTCATTGCGCTGGGAGTTCAGTCGGGTTTCCTACGTCAGAGCCTGGCACTTTTCCGTGATCTGCGCACTCCTCTTAGCGGTGGTCTCTTGGCTCAACGGTATGAAGGTGGGGAGAATTCACACTCTCTTTGTCTGGGCCCCCCTGACCCTACTGCCGATTGAGCTGGCCCAACGCTACGGCAAGGCCGCGTTGATTCCGCTGAACACCTTCTCCTTTTTCGCCCGACGCAAGATGGAGTCCGACCTGAAAAATGGTCACCACACCAATCCCCGGATGATCAACACCGGCTACATCTACCTGGCCATCGTGCTGTTAGCCACGGCGGTGGCGAGTCGGAATGAAATCCAGCACTTCGTCGGACTGGCGATCATTTTCGGTGCCTGCCTGTTATTCAATGCACGCCAGAACGGCTTCCGCCCGCTCGCCTGGCTGGTGGCCTTCGCCACCATCATCACCTTCTCCTACGCCGGCCACTGGGGCTTGTTCAAACTCTATCAGCACTACGGTCAAGGCGGAGACTCTACGGTCGACAGTCGACACACCTCAGCCAACGAAGCCCGCACCAGCATCGGTAAGCTAGGCCGCCTCAAGCTCAGCCCTAACATCTTCTGGCGGATGAGTGTTGCCGATGACAACACGCCGCAGCTACTGCGAACTGCCACCTACAACAACTACAGCCGCGCGGTCTGGAGAAACATCCCAAGCCCTACCGAGGAGGACAGCCTGATCAAGGACGACGGCTTTATGGACGAAACACGGATCGAGCTCGGCACGGGGCGCGATATCCGGGTTTTTAAACAAACCAGTTCCGACACCCCAAACATCACAGGAAACCCCACCGTGCGCCTAGTTGGCGAGGTCGATTCCGCGGTGATCGCCAACCCCATTCCGATGCCGCATTTCACCCAGGCGGTTGGAGATCTTGGGAAAGAGAGCGAGGTCTCGCTGGAGTGCAACGAGCTCGGCACGGTGAGGATCATTAACCCAGACTACAACGTGGTCTCCTACTCAATCTGGCTCGGCGATGAATCGACCACTGAGACCGCCCCCAACCAGCGGCACGATTACGACCTCCCGCCGGAGGAACGCGCTGCGGTTCGCCGCGTCTGCGACGAACTCGGGCTCGAGAAAGGCATGTCCGCAGAAAAAATCGTGCTCCGGCTGCGATCCCACTTTTCTAACAAATTCAAATACACCACCCACCTCACCACACCTGGCTTGCGCAAGAACACCCGCGGCACCGCCATTGGTCGCTTTCTTGAGAGCAGCCGACGCGGTCACTGCGAATACTTCGCCACCGCCACCGCTCTGATCCTCCGCGAGTGCGGGGTGCCGGCACGCTATTGCGTCGGTTTCGCCGTCACCGAGTTCGATAGCGAGCGCGATGAGTGGGTGTTGCGTGGCAAACATGCCCACGCGTGGGTGCGAGTGTGGAACCGCGACCACTGGGAAGATGTCGATCTGACACCACCATCGTGGGAGTCGCTGGAAGAAGCCAACGCATCCGCCTGGCAGCTTAAGTTGGTCGATTGGTGGCAGCGACTGCGCGAGGACTTCTTGATCTGGAGAACGCAGGATGAGAACAAAACCAAAACGGCCGTGGTCGCCGGCGCTTTACTCGCCCTGCTGCTGGCATGGATCGCTTGGAGACTGTGGAAATCCCGTCAACGCGGAGAGAAGAAAGGACCGAAAGCTCGCTACCAACGCCCGAAGGGAACGCCGCAAACAGCACTCAACAAATTGGAGCGCAGGATTGCTAGAAAAATAGGACCTCGCCCCGAGGGCCAGCCACTCTGCGATTGGGTTCGTCTACTCGAAACCAAAGACCCGAGCCTGCAGAGCATCATCGCGCCATTGACCCAGCTCCATTCAGAAGTCCGCTTCGATCCCGAGCACAGCAGCGAAGAGCATGCTGCCAAGATCACCGAGCTCAGCGCCGCCTTGAAGAAACGCCTGAAAACGATGCCCGCCTAG
- a CDS encoding DUF58 domain-containing protein, translating into MAEAHTASYFRRQIYQVFRRNSALAHFLTLRIRPAGVLLILAVPAAWILMPQNALGPLFQIRGIIFAVLGVSLIWAFFRRAKLTARRELPRLATAGEPMHYRVIVKNTGRRRLSGTRVLEMVPDNRPTLENFANSREPGEEKRNFFDRKLGYYRWEWLQRGLTLFSNDPSPALPSIAPGESSTTRLSLTPTKRGIISLTDLRVCLPDPLGVFQRCRKIKAEPGKLIVLPHRYRLPDYEIPGSARFQLGGEAASSTTGQSGDFTCVREYRPGDPLRHIHWKSWARTGKAIVKEYEDVFFPRYGLVLDTFAPAEEAEMFEQAVSVAASFAASIDTRESLLDLMFIRSEAYVFSAGRGEERIDKMLEVLAGVQCAPQQDFEALQKLILRYRDDLTACICIFTGWCEQRRDVVANLRRVGMQLKVISICQDLESAHRLHAEFPAPVPIQWLRTTHIEEDLHQRLA; encoded by the coding sequence ATGGCGGAAGCACACACAGCCAGTTACTTCAGGCGTCAGATTTACCAGGTGTTCCGCCGCAACTCGGCCTTGGCGCACTTTCTCACCCTGCGCATTCGCCCCGCCGGGGTCTTGCTCATTCTCGCCGTGCCAGCGGCCTGGATTTTGATGCCACAGAATGCGCTCGGCCCCCTGTTTCAGATCCGTGGGATCATTTTTGCCGTGCTGGGGGTTTCGCTGATCTGGGCCTTTTTTCGTCGCGCCAAGCTCACAGCCAGGCGCGAGCTCCCACGCCTGGCGACCGCAGGCGAGCCCATGCACTACCGGGTCATCGTGAAGAATACCGGCCGGCGCCGCCTGTCCGGAACCAGAGTGTTAGAGATGGTGCCAGATAACCGCCCGACCTTGGAAAACTTCGCCAATTCCCGCGAGCCGGGGGAAGAGAAGCGCAACTTTTTCGATCGGAAACTGGGCTACTACCGCTGGGAGTGGCTACAGCGCGGACTGACGCTTTTCAGCAACGATCCATCCCCAGCACTCCCCTCCATCGCCCCGGGAGAATCCTCCACCACTCGCCTCAGCCTCACTCCCACCAAGCGGGGAATCATTTCCCTGACTGATCTTCGCGTCTGCCTGCCGGACCCCCTGGGCGTGTTCCAGCGCTGCCGTAAAATCAAGGCGGAGCCGGGCAAACTCATCGTGCTGCCACACCGCTATCGTTTGCCCGACTACGAGATCCCCGGTAGTGCGCGATTTCAGCTTGGCGGAGAAGCCGCATCCAGCACCACGGGGCAATCGGGTGACTTCACCTGCGTGCGCGAATACCGCCCCGGCGATCCGCTGCGCCATATTCACTGGAAAAGTTGGGCCCGCACCGGCAAGGCGATCGTCAAGGAATACGAGGACGTTTTCTTTCCTCGCTACGGCTTAGTGTTAGATACCTTTGCTCCCGCCGAGGAAGCTGAGATGTTTGAGCAAGCCGTCTCGGTAGCGGCCTCATTCGCCGCCAGCATCGATACCCGTGAGAGCCTGCTGGACCTCATGTTCATTCGCTCCGAGGCCTATGTGTTCAGCGCTGGCCGGGGTGAAGAGCGCATTGATAAAATGCTCGAGGTGCTTGCCGGGGTCCAGTGTGCGCCTCAACAAGATTTTGAAGCCTTGCAGAAACTGATTCTACGATACCGCGATGATCTTACCGCCTGCATCTGTATTTTCACCGGCTGGTGCGAACAACGCCGTGACGTGGTCGCCAACCTGCGCCGGGTGGGCATGCAGCTCAAAGTGATCTCGATTTGTCAGGACCTGGAATCGGCACACCGCCTGCACGCCGAATTCCCAGCGCCCGTTCCCATTCAATGGTTACGAACCACCCACATTGAAGAAGACCTGCACCAGCGACTCGCCTAA